CGGCACACACTGGGGTGACCATCCCGCTGCGGTCGGGGAGACCCTGGGGGTCCAGCCCGGCACCGGGGCTGCGGCACTCACTGGTCCATCAGGCCCTCAGGGATGGTGGCCCAGTCATTGGTGATGTTCTTGTAGTAGTGGAAGAGGGGCAGCACCTGTTTCTTTATGTATTTCTGGGGGGCGGGAGGACGGTCAGTGCCCGGCGGCACTGGCAGCagtcccctgcccagctctgggtgCAGACTCAGCCCCTcgccccccttcccccagcacgGGGCTCTGCCGAGCGGCGGGACCCACTGTGGGGCCAGGCCTGGGCGGCAGTGGCACCACTCACCGTCATCACCCCGAAGACCTCGCTGCGGTCAAACATCAGCTGGAAGTAATTGAGGTTGTTGAGCGCCGCCTCCCAGGGCATGTACGCCGTCTCATTGCTCAGGAACCGCGTGGTGCTCAAGGCCAAGGTCACGTTGACATACTTGGCCCTGCGAGGGGTGAGGGGGCGTCAGCTCCCCGGCCCTGCACTGCCCGCTCCCAGGGCACCCACCCCACCGGCCCCCCTCGCGCCGGCAGGCGCCCTGGGCTCACCTGGCCAGGTTAAAGGCGTCATCGATGATCTGGGCACGGTTGATCACAGGGATGacctgggagggggcagagtTGGTGTCTCAGGGCAGCCCTGAGTGGGGTGCATGGGGTGTGGGGGTACGTGGGGTGGGGTCACGCACCCCGGCCCTGGCCAGCCCCACGTACCTCGTGGTTGTTGGAGAGCTGGCTGAGGAGCTGCTCCCAGTTCTCCTGGTTGTAGTTGACGCGGAAGTACCCGCTGACGTTCAGGTTCAGCAGGAGCCAGCTGGGGCCGTTCACCTTGAACTGGTTGTTGGTTtctgggagggggagaggaaggtCTGCAGGCCTAGCCCCCACCACCAGTGCCCCCCTGGGGGACCTCGATCTctgccagggcagaggaggTGGCAGCGAGACCCCCGCTCCCAGCCCGGGCAGGGTGCGCCGTACCTGAGACTTTGGTCAGCCAGTACGACTCCGCAGAGTTCTTGTCTGTCATCCAGGTGATGGGGATGATCCAGGTGTAGCTGTGCCGGGAACAGGCAGGCAGTGGGACCATCCCTCGCCCCCCAGGTCCCCGGCCCCCATGCCGCTGACAGCCCCCCGCCCCACTCACTTGAAGGTGGAGGGTCTCTCCACCTTGGAGGTGGGGTCCAGCAGGAAGTGGCTCTGGTTGACGGTGCCGGTGAGGGTGTTGACGGTCACCACGGGGAAGCCCATCTGCAGCGTCCAGCGGTCCATGATGTTGCTGATGGAGTCGGGCAGCTGGACATTGTTCCTCCCAACAgcctgcagggagggcagcgcCGCCGGTCACCAGTGCCGGGGGGTCCGGGAGGGGCGCGGGGCTCGGCCGGCACTGCACCTCTCACACAGCATGTGGCAGCTGTGTGGCCGGGACCCCGTCCCACCGGCAGCCTgccagagctggggcaggggctggggcagggggagcatCCAGGAGCAACCAGCCCCCTCGTACCTCTTGCAAATGAGACCAGAGGTCCAAGTAGACGGTGTTTCCGTAGGCAAAGGTGTGGAGGTAGGACTGTGGGAGAGCACCAGGAGAGACAGGTGGGCAGCGGCAGGTCCTAGGTGCAGGACACCCGCAGAGCACCCGGGGAGGCTCCTGCCGTGGGCCACCCACCCCGCACCCGGGCTCAGTGCCCCCCGGCACTGGCAGAGCCTCACCTGCAGCCCATCCTTGAACACGTTCTCGGTGAGGAAGTTGGAGAGCATCCGCAGCACCGACGCTCCCTGCGGAGACAGTGGGTGAGAGACCCCAGGTGCGCAGggcaccccacagcccaccccaCCGCCCCGGGACCCCTGCACCCGGTCTCTGCGCGCCTGGGGCACAGGGCTCGCGTGCCCACCTTGCTGTAGGCGATGCTGTCAAAGACCTCGCTGATCTGGGCCGGGGTGTTGATCTCATCCTCGCGGAAGGAAAGCGGGTGGGAGGTGGTCAGGGCATCCGTCGCCATCACCGTGTACAGCTCATTCAGCACCATCAGGTCTTTCTGCGGGGATGAGCGCCAGCACCCGCCTCAGCCCTGCTTGCACCCTCCTGGCAGCGGGGGCAGCCCCCAGGGGTGCAGGGTGGAGACAGTGCCTGCACCCCCTGCCCACACCCCTGCCCACACCCCTGCCCATACCCCCTGCCTGTACCCCTGCCCGtagcccctgcctgcacccctgcccaCACCCCTGCCCACATCCCCTGCCCATACCCCCTGCCCATacccctgcccgcaccccctGCCCAcaccccctgcctgcaccccctgccCGCTGGCCCCAACACTCACGATGTTCCAGGAGGGCTCTGCCGAGTCGGCGCCCAGGTACTCCACGTAGGAGGCGAAACCCTCGTTCAGCCACAGGTCGTTCCACCACCGCAGTGTCACCAGGTTCCCGAACCACTGTGGAGGGGCACAGCACCCCGTCAGCCGGGCCCAGGCAGCTGGCGGGGTGGGCGGGGGGCCCAGCCGGTACCTGGTGGGCCAACTCGTGGGCGATGACGGTCACCACCCGCTCCTTGTTGCCGATGGAGGAGTAGGCTTTGTCGAAGAGCAGCGAGTTCTCCCGGTAGGTCACCAGCCCCCAGTTCTCCATTGCGCCCGCGTTGAAGTCGGGGAGGCCGACCTGGTCTGGGGGACGAAGGGGTCCCGTTGGCATGCCGCTGCTGGGGCGCAGGactgcccaccccccccgcaGCTGGCGGCTCCTCCTAGGGACCCGGCCGCCCTGTGGCACCCACCGGACTTGGGCAGCGGGTACGGCGTGTTGTAGTGCCTCTCGAAGAAGTTGAGGATGGGGCCGGTCACCTGGAGCGCATAGTCGCCCTGGCCCTCGGAGATGGCTTTGGGGCGGCCCCAGATGCGGATCTGGAGGGGAGAGACGCGGGGTTAAGGCACTGCCCGGGCTCAGACCCCCGGGGTTCAggggtgcccccccacccccagcctaccaGCACTTCCTCCGAGGTGTTGTGCACGTTGTCGAACTGGCTGACGATGAAGGCCAGCAGGTAGGTGGACATTTTGGGGGTGGTCTGGAACTCGGTGACATTCCAGGTCTTCCCATCGATCTCCTGCTGCCAGGTATCTGCGGGGAGCGGAGGGAGGGGGGTCAgcccgcagccctgccaggcccccagccccccccgggggtCCCCCCGCCCCACTCACTCTTGGCGGGCATGTTGGAAATGGCGGTGTGGTTGAGGGGGTAGATCAGCGTCACCGTGAAGTTGGCTTTCATGGCCGGCTCATCGAAGCAGGGGAAGGCTTTCCGTGCGTCGGTCGCCTGCATCTGCGTGGTGGCCACCACCTTCCTGCAGGGAAACTCCGTCAGCACCCGGCGGCCTCTGCAGGGCCGGCGCCCCCCGGTCCCTCCGCTCACCCCAcgccctgcccgctccccggTCCCCTCCTCGCTGGGGCAGCATGCGGACACAGGGCGGCACGGAGGGTCCCCCATACCTATCCCACCATCCCAGCAGAAGAGGAGCTCCAAACCCGGCCCGTGCCCTTTGCCACCCCCTGGCcagccccgcaccccccccTTGGCCCCCTGCCCTCCACCTACTTGTCGCCAAACTCATCGACGTATTCGCTGCGGTAGAAGCCAGCCAGGTCGTCGGCCAGCTCCCCCACGAAGCTGCTGACGAGCCGGTAGCgctggccctgctgcagctggccGTCCAGCTGCACCACCAGGTACTGGGTGGGGGTCTCCAGCCAGGTATTGGAGATTTGGGGCACGCTGGAGCCGTTCACCGCCTGCAGCGAGGTGTGGAAGGACCCCTGCAGGGTGTAGTTCAGCTTGTTGCTGTGGATGAGGATGAGGTTGGTGGCTTCCACGCAGACGAAGACCACGCTGCTGTTGCCCTTGAAGATGTACATGCCGTTGTCATCGGGCGTCAGGAAGGGCTGCAGGGTCACCTCGTAGGACTCCGGCATCAGCGTCGTCGGCAGCCTCCATCGGTTCCAGGGATTGTTGGGGGCGGCGGTGGtggggggggcggcggtggTGGTGGGGTCGGCAGTGCCAGGATCTGTCTTGTTCTTCTCCTGGGCGTACACCA
This is a stretch of genomic DNA from Balearica regulorum gibbericeps isolate bBalReg1 chromosome 12, bBalReg1.pri, whole genome shotgun sequence. It encodes these proteins:
- the ANPEP gene encoding aminopeptidase N, whose protein sequence is MAAGFFISKTVGIVAIVLGVGAVATIIALSVVYAQEKNKTDPGTADPTTTAAPPTTAAPNNPWNRWRLPTTLMPESYEVTLQPFLTPDDNGMYIFKGNSSVVFVCVEATNLILIHSNKLNYTLQGSFHTSLQAVNGSSVPQISNTWLETPTQYLVVQLDGQLQQGQRYRLVSSFVGELADDLAGFYRSEYVDEFGDKKVVATTQMQATDARKAFPCFDEPAMKANFTVTLIYPLNHTAISNMPAKNTWQQEIDGKTWNVTEFQTTPKMSTYLLAFIVSQFDNVHNTSEEVLIRIWGRPKAISEGQGDYALQVTGPILNFFERHYNTPYPLPKSDQVGLPDFNAGAMENWGLVTYRENSLLFDKAYSSIGNKERVVTVIAHELAHQWFGNLVTLRWWNDLWLNEGFASYVEYLGADSAEPSWNIKDLMVLNELYTVMATDALTTSHPLSFREDEINTPAQISEVFDSIAYSKGASVLRMLSNFLTENVFKDGLQSYLHTFAYGNTVYLDLWSHLQEAVGRNNVQLPDSISNIMDRWTLQMGFPVVTVNTLTGTVNQSHFLLDPTSKVERPSTFNYTWIIPITWMTDKNSAESYWLTKVSETNNQFKVNGPSWLLLNLNVSGYFRVNYNQENWEQLLSQLSNNHEVIPVINRAQIIDDAFNLARAKYVNVTLALSTTRFLSNETAYMPWEAALNNLNYFQLMFDRSEVFGVMTKYIKKQVLPLFHYYKNITNDWATIPEGLMDQYNEINAINTACSYGIAECQDLSNTYFRQWQLNVTNNPIPPNLRSSIYCSIVATGGEEAWDFIWERFKEATIVSEADKLRTALSCSTHAWILNRYLQYTLDPNKIRKQDATATINSIASNVVGQPLAWDFIRGNWRMLFSQYGGGSFSFSRLILAVTQRFSTEFELQQLEQFKEDNQDIGFGSGTRALEQALERTRTNINWVKENQNTVLSWFQAETKSS